The following nucleotide sequence is from Streptosporangiales bacterium.
CACCGCAGTCGATCGACACGACGTCGCCGGTACGCAGCACCCGGTCGCCGGGGATGCCGTGCACGACCTCGTCGTTCACCGAGGTGCAGATGCAGGCGGGGAAGCCGTGGTACCCAAGGAAGCTCGGCTGCGCGCTCGTGGCGCGGATCGTCTCCTCGGCGAGTTCGTCCAGCTCACGGGTGGTGACGCCGGGCGCGACCGCCCCACGTAGCACCTCCAGGGTGCGCGCCACGACGAGGCCGGCCTGCCGCATCCGCTGGATCTCGGCCTCGGTCTTCATCTCCACCATGGGCGCGCCGCTGCTTTCGTTCGTCCGCTCCGTGCCTCCATCGTCCCACGCCGGGCGCGACGGTGCCGCTGACAACCGTCACCTTCCGTGGGTGCCGGCCGGCACGGATGGCGGGACGCGGGCAGCTACGACCAGTCGTCGTCGAGCGGGCTCAAGGTGGCGATGGCACGCTCGGTGACGTCCTCGACCGGCCCGGTGGCGTCCACACCCACCAGGATGCCCTGGTCCGCGTAGTACGCCACGATCGGCGCCGTCTGGTCGTTGTAGACCTCCAGCCGGTGCCTGATCGTCTCTTCCCTGTCGTCGTCGCGCTGGAACAGCTCGCCGCCGCAGTGGTCGCAGACGTCCGGGTTGGTCGGCGGGTCGAAGTCGAGCTGGAAGATCGTGCCGCAGGTGCGGCAGGTGCGGCGGCCGGCCAGCCGGCGTACGACCTCGTCGTCGTCGACGACCAGCTCGAGCACCACGTCGAGGCACTGCCCGAGCTCACCGAGCATGCTGTCGAGGGTCTCGGCCTGCGGCACGTTCCGCGGGAAGCCGTCGAGCAGGAAGCCGTCACGGGCGTCCTCCTCGGCGAGGCGCTCCTTGACCATCTTGATGGTCACCTCGTCGGGCACCAGGTCACCGGCGTCCATGTACTTCTTCGCCTCGATGCCGAGCGGCGTGCCCTGGCTCACGTTCGAGCGGAAGATGTCGCCCGTCGAGATGCTCGGAATGGCCAGGTGGGAGCTGATGAACTGGGCCTGCGTCCCCTTGCCGGCTCCAGGAGGACCAACCAGAACGATTCGCATGCCGGCCTACCGAAGGAAGCCGGCATAGTTGCGCTGCTGCAGGTTGCTCTCGATCTGCTTGACGGTATCCAGACCGACGCCGACCATGATCAGCAGACTCGTGCCTCCGAACGGGAACTGCTGCGTCGCTTGCACCAGCGAGATGGCGATCAACGGGATCAGCGCAACGGTCGCGAGGTACAGCGAGCCAGGAGTGGTGATCCTGGTGAGGACGTAGTCGAGGTACTCGGCGGTCGGCCGGCCGGGTCGGATGCCCGGTACGAACCCGCCGTTCTTCTTCATGTTGTCCGCGACCTCGAGCGGGTTGAACGTGATGCTGACGTAGAAGAACGCGAAGAAGATGACCAGTAGCACATAGATACCCATGTAGAGCGGATGGTCGCCCTTCACCAGGTACTGGTTCACGAACGTGGAGAACGCCTTGTTCTCCTGCCAGATGAGCGACGCCAGCTGCGGCAGGTAGAGCAGCGAGGAGGCGAAGATCACCGGGATGACACCCGCCTGGTTGACCTTCAGCGGGATGTAGGTGGAGCTGCCGCCGTACATCCGGCGGCCCACCATCCGCTTGGCGTACTGCAGCGGGATGCGCCGCTGCGCCTGCTCGACGAACACGACCGCGGCCACCAGCAGCAGGCCGAGCGCCATCACCGCGGCGAACTTCAGCTTGTCCTGGCTGTAGATCGCGCCGAGCTGGGACGGGAAGACGGCGATGATCTGGCAGAAGATCAGGATCGACATGCCGTTGCCGATCCCGCGCTCGGTGATCAGCTCACCGAGCCACATGATCACCGCGACGCCCGCCGTCATGGTGAACACCATCACGATGATGGTGAAGATCCCCTGGTCGGGGATGATGTCGTCGCCGGTACACCCCGGCTGGTTGGGGAACAGCTGGCCGTAACGGGCCATCGCGATGTACCCGGTGCCCTCGAGCACGCCGAGTGCGACCGTCAGGTACCGCGTGTACTGGGTGAGCTTGGTCGAGCCGCTCGGCCCTTCCTTCTTCAGCTCCTCGAAGCGCGGGATCACCACGGTGAGCAGCTGGATGATGATGCTCGCCGTGATGTACGGCATGATGCCGAGCGCGAAGATGGACAGCCGGAGCAGCGCCCCGCCGCTGAACAGGTTGAGCATGCCGTAGACGCTACTGTCGTCGCCACCGGTGGCGGCCTCCGCACACCGGGTGATCGCGCCGTACGAGACGCCGGGTGTCGGCACGATCGAGCCGAGCCGGAACACCACGACGATGAACAGCACGAAGAGCAGCTTCTTGCGCAAATCCGGGGTCTTGAACGCCCGGCCGAACGCCGATAGCTGCACACTTCCTCCTGCGCGACACATGCCGTGCCGGTCGTCGATAACGGCGGTGTCCCACCGTGGCCCGAGTTTCTCAGGGGGCCAGGTGGGACTCTAACAGCGGGTTCTCGGGGTCAGGGCGACTCCTAGTTCACGCTGCCGCCGGCGGCAGCGATCTTCTCCTTCGCGCTCGCGGTGACCGCGTCGGCCGTGACCTGCACCGCGACGCCGATCTCGCCACCTCCGAGGACCTTCACCGGACGGCCCTTGCGGACCGCGCCACGCTCGACCAGCCCGTCGACGGTGACCTCGCCACCCTCGGGGTACAACGCCGCGAGCCGGCCGACGTTCACCACCTGGTACTGGATCTTGTTCGCGTTGTTGAAGCCACGCAGCTTCGGCAGCCGCATGTGCAGCGGCATCTG
It contains:
- a CDS encoding adenylate kinase is translated as MRIVLVGPPGAGKGTQAQFISSHLAIPSISTGDIFRSNVSQGTPLGIEAKKYMDAGDLVPDEVTIKMVKERLAEEDARDGFLLDGFPRNVPQAETLDSMLGELGQCLDVVLELVVDDDEVVRRLAGRRTCRTCGTIFQLDFDPPTNPDVCDHCGGELFQRDDDREETIRHRLEVYNDQTAPIVAYYADQGILVGVDATGPVEDVTERAIATLSPLDDDWS
- the secY gene encoding preprotein translocase subunit SecY, which produces MCRAGGSVQLSAFGRAFKTPDLRKKLLFVLFIVVVFRLGSIVPTPGVSYGAITRCAEAATGGDDSSVYGMLNLFSGGALLRLSIFALGIMPYITASIIIQLLTVVIPRFEELKKEGPSGSTKLTQYTRYLTVALGVLEGTGYIAMARYGQLFPNQPGCTGDDIIPDQGIFTIIVMVFTMTAGVAVIMWLGELITERGIGNGMSILIFCQIIAVFPSQLGAIYSQDKLKFAAVMALGLLLVAAVVFVEQAQRRIPLQYAKRMVGRRMYGGSSTYIPLKVNQAGVIPVIFASSLLYLPQLASLIWQENKAFSTFVNQYLVKGDHPLYMGIYVLLVIFFAFFYVSITFNPLEVADNMKKNGGFVPGIRPGRPTAEYLDYVLTRITTPGSLYLATVALIPLIAISLVQATQQFPFGGTSLLIMVGVGLDTVKQIESNLQQRNYAGFLR
- the rplO gene encoding 50S ribosomal protein L15; amino-acid sequence: MTLKVHHLRPAPGAKTKRTRVGRGEASKGKTAGRGTKGTKARGQVSPRFEGGQMPLHMRLPKLRGFNNANKIQYQVVNVGRLAALYPEGGEVTVDGLVERGAVRKGRPVKVLGGGEIGVAVQVTADAVTASAKEKIAAAGGSVN